A section of the Fibrobacter sp. UWH6 genome encodes:
- a CDS encoding V-type ATP synthase subunit D → MAKVKLTKNALKAERDALKRFQRYLPTLLLKKQQLQMEMRTLQERVMAKREEEDKLRKSMSSWISLYAEPIDWSKYLSVKEVRQGEGNIAGVRIPTYDGVDFNVTIPDFFTTPVWLDDGIRSLQGLISLRLERRVLEKQYELLSQELRTTSQRVNLFEKVKIPEAKDNIRKINIFLGDQQTSGVARSKLAKGKSTARAAAQDAAAAQDKGVAA, encoded by the coding sequence ATGGCTAAAGTCAAGTTAACAAAGAACGCCCTCAAGGCGGAACGCGACGCATTGAAGCGCTTCCAGCGCTATCTGCCCACGTTGCTGTTGAAAAAGCAGCAGCTGCAGATGGAAATGCGTACGCTCCAGGAGAGGGTGATGGCAAAGCGCGAGGAGGAAGACAAGCTCCGCAAGAGCATGTCCTCCTGGATTTCGCTGTATGCCGAACCTATCGATTGGTCGAAGTACCTGTCGGTGAAGGAAGTGCGCCAGGGCGAAGGTAATATCGCCGGTGTCCGCATTCCTACATACGATGGGGTAGACTTCAATGTGACCATCCCTGACTTCTTTACTACGCCGGTTTGGCTGGACGACGGTATCCGCAGTCTGCAGGGCCTTATTTCCCTGCGCCTGGAACGCCGCGTTCTCGAAAAGCAGTACGAACTTCTTTCTCAGGAACTTCGTACCACGAGCCAGCGCGTGAATCTTTTCGAAAAGGTCAAGATTCCCGAAGCCAAGGACAACATTCGCAAGATTAACATCTTCTTGGGTGACCAGCAGACCTCCGGTGTGGCCCGTAGTAAGCTTGCCAAGGGCAAGTCTACCGCTCGTGCCGCAGCACAGGATGCCGCAGCCGCTCAGGACAAGGGGGTAGCCGCATGA
- a CDS encoding ATPase, whose protein sequence is MAEDLQYLMERIQKDAVDKAENDAAAIIAKAKEKAAEIVKAAEAEAQAKLAKADKDAEAFTERSERTLEQSARDLLLSVGKNLQDMILNLLSLQVEKSLDESTVKEMLLSLAKGYSAHVEVDFSEADAKKLASFVTGEFAKQLSNGVEVSSDKGVKYGFRVKLDGGKVTHEFTEKAMADALSALLRPQLAKVVNAAAQAK, encoded by the coding sequence ATGGCAGAAGATTTGCAATACCTTATGGAACGCATCCAGAAGGATGCTGTTGACAAGGCAGAAAACGATGCAGCAGCAATTATTGCTAAGGCAAAGGAAAAGGCAGCCGAAATTGTCAAGGCCGCCGAAGCCGAAGCCCAGGCAAAACTTGCCAAGGCCGATAAGGATGCTGAAGCATTTACCGAACGTAGCGAACGCACTCTGGAACAGTCTGCACGCGATCTTCTTCTTTCTGTAGGCAAGAATCTTCAGGATATGATTCTTAACCTGCTCTCCCTCCAGGTCGAAAAGTCCCTGGACGAATCTACCGTCAAGGAAATGCTCCTTTCCCTCGCCAAGGGCTACAGCGCCCACGTTGAAGTGGACTTCAGCGAAGCCGATGCCAAGAAGCTCGCTTCCTTCGTCACAGGCGAATTTGCAAAGCAGCTTTCTAACGGTGTTGAAGTTTCCAGCGATAAGGGTGTCAAGTATGGCTTCCGCGTCAAGCTGGACGGTGGCAAGGTCACCCACGAATTTACCGAAAAGGCAATGGCAGACGCTCTTTCTGCATTGCTCCGCCCGCAGCTGGCCAAGGTCGTTAACGCTGCAGCACAGGCAAAGTAA
- a CDS encoding V-type ATP synthase subunit B, which translates to MHNVAYHRIERIAGSVISLKAEGVANQELAQVTSSFGTSLARVIRIDGDMVDLQVFAGARGVSTDSEVRFLGEPMKVPYSEALLGRVFNGAGQPRDNGPEVDGERIAIGGPSVNPAKRIIPKTMVRTGIPMIDVFNTLVVSQKLPIFSIAGEPYNELLARIALQAEVDVIVLGGMGLKHDDYLYLKDFLEKNGALSRTVMFMHTASDPIVECLLVPDASLAVAEKFATEGKNVLVLLTDMTNFADAMKEIAITMEQIPSNRGYPGDLYSSLASRYEKAVDFEGSGSITILAVTTMPGDDVTHPVPDNTGYITEGQFYLRKGRIEPFGSLSRLKQQVNGKTRSDHRTIMNTMIQLYASYKETLEKQSMGFNMSTWDQKLLKYGQRFEKEMMDLSVNIPLEQALDLGWTILADCFQPEETGIPSKMISQYWPKKG; encoded by the coding sequence ATGCATAATGTTGCTTACCATCGTATTGAACGCATCGCCGGTTCTGTGATCTCTCTGAAGGCAGAAGGCGTTGCCAACCAGGAACTGGCTCAGGTTACTAGCTCTTTCGGTACTTCTCTCGCCCGTGTGATCCGTATTGACGGTGACATGGTTGACCTGCAGGTTTTCGCAGGCGCCCGTGGCGTTTCTACCGATTCCGAAGTCCGCTTCCTGGGCGAACCCATGAAGGTTCCTTATTCCGAAGCTCTCCTTGGCCGCGTGTTTAACGGTGCTGGTCAGCCCCGTGATAACGGTCCGGAAGTGGATGGCGAACGTATCGCAATTGGCGGCCCTTCCGTGAACCCCGCAAAGCGTATTATCCCGAAGACCATGGTCCGTACTGGTATTCCCATGATCGACGTGTTCAATACCCTGGTGGTGTCTCAGAAGCTCCCGATTTTCTCTATCGCTGGTGAACCGTATAACGAACTTCTTGCCCGTATTGCTCTGCAGGCAGAAGTGGACGTGATCGTTCTTGGCGGTATGGGCCTGAAGCACGACGACTACCTGTACCTCAAGGACTTCCTTGAAAAGAACGGTGCTCTTAGCCGTACCGTGATGTTCATGCACACTGCATCTGACCCCATTGTGGAATGCTTGCTGGTGCCTGATGCATCCCTCGCCGTTGCCGAAAAGTTCGCAACCGAAGGTAAGAATGTTCTGGTGCTTCTCACCGATATGACCAACTTCGCCGACGCCATGAAGGAAATTGCAATTACCATGGAACAGATTCCGTCTAATCGTGGTTATCCTGGCGATCTCTACTCTTCTCTCGCTAGCCGTTACGAAAAGGCTGTGGACTTCGAAGGTTCCGGTTCCATTACCATCCTCGCTGTTACCACCATGCCTGGCGATGACGTGACCCACCCGGTTCCGGATAACACCGGTTACATTACCGAAGGTCAGTTCTATCTGCGTAAGGGCCGTATTGAACCGTTCGGTTCTCTGTCTCGTCTGAAGCAGCAGGTGAACGGTAAGACCCGTAGCGACCACCGTACCATTATGAATACCATGATCCAGCTCTATGCTTCTTACAAGGAAACCCTTGAAAAGCAGTCCATGGGCTTTAACATGAGTACTTGGGACCAGAAGCTGTTGAAGTACGGCCAGCGTTTCGAAAAGGAAATGATGGACCTGTCCGTGAACATTCCTCTGGAACAGGCTCTGGATCTTGGCTGGACCATTCTTGCCGACTGCTTCCAGCCCGAAGAAACCGGTATTCCTTCCAAGATGATTAGTCAGTATTGGCCCAAGAAGGGGTAA
- a CDS encoding OmpA family protein, with amino-acid sequence MKKALRTAVMALGFAAGAALAQPGIEGGTDGLHQINTKTLGIGNMTLGTGGNISTSAWGLSRGGVFEMDGKRYSYNAADYSQAGNIFFGMGVLDFWDIGVVLPLYYEHANSDGPSGDANQWTTSRGDLDMWMKIRAPFKSKVFSLAAMLDLYAPTGEIGAGVRPRHVWYLNSETYTSPFTAGDWTFAAGLVTTFDFTKVGYPFRVNAAASYVYPVDLAETNALVYAAGVNWIPKKWVDVFLEYSGEMRLQSKGNLKFSPMNDPMLITPGFRFHLPYNVDFAVGLEVAVRTFKNLGFDHDKEIEGCDDVILSYIGENGHTATYCYAPTPLISGAAVLSVRFDPFGPKDTDKDGVPDEQDKCPSTAKGIKVGSDGCPLDSDKDGVIDDLDKCPNTPAGSVVFYDGCIDTTGTRLKAEEDARNKAKADSAVSANARALILDLDGDGILDDKDKCPNTPAGVPVDSTGCPMDFDHDGVNDAQDKCPNTPAGTPVDSVGCPMDFDHDGVPDHLDKCPNTPVGIEVDINGCKMDSDKDGIPDTQDKCPGTPEGMPVDSIGCSLDFDHDGVPDMKDKCPNTLPGIRVDENGCPLDKKEDLDQLKKGIQFKTGSATLTKSSFGTLDDVAALMRKIPNANLEVQGHTDDKGSDEKNMKLSQDRAQAVVDYLIKRGVEKDRLRAVGYGRTMPLADNVNEDGRAQNRRVELVPFEK; translated from the coding sequence ATGAAAAAGGCTTTAAGAACGGCTGTTATGGCTCTAGGCTTCGCTGCCGGTGCTGCATTGGCCCAGCCGGGTATTGAAGGCGGAACTGACGGTCTTCATCAGATCAATACCAAAACCCTTGGTATAGGTAATATGACTTTGGGTACTGGTGGTAATATTTCTACCAGTGCATGGGGTCTTTCTCGTGGCGGCGTATTTGAAATGGATGGCAAGCGTTATTCCTACAACGCTGCTGACTATTCCCAGGCTGGTAACATTTTCTTTGGCATGGGTGTCCTTGACTTCTGGGATATCGGTGTCGTTCTGCCTCTGTACTATGAACACGCCAATTCCGACGGTCCTTCCGGTGATGCAAACCAGTGGACCACCAGCCGTGGTGACCTGGATATGTGGATGAAGATCCGCGCTCCTTTCAAGTCCAAGGTGTTTAGCCTGGCTGCCATGTTGGACTTGTACGCTCCTACAGGTGAAATTGGTGCCGGCGTGCGTCCACGCCATGTGTGGTACTTGAACAGCGAAACTTATACCAGCCCGTTCACTGCTGGTGACTGGACCTTTGCGGCCGGTCTTGTAACAACTTTTGACTTTACCAAAGTTGGTTATCCCTTCCGCGTGAACGCAGCTGCCAGCTATGTCTACCCGGTTGACCTGGCCGAAACCAATGCTCTTGTGTATGCCGCTGGCGTAAACTGGATTCCCAAGAAATGGGTGGATGTGTTCTTGGAATATTCCGGCGAAATGCGTTTGCAGAGCAAGGGTAACCTGAAGTTCAGTCCCATGAATGATCCCATGCTCATTACCCCGGGTTTCCGTTTCCACTTGCCTTATAATGTTGATTTTGCTGTTGGACTTGAAGTGGCTGTTCGTACCTTCAAGAACCTGGGCTTCGATCACGATAAGGAAATAGAAGGTTGCGACGATGTTATCCTTTCCTACATCGGTGAAAATGGCCATACGGCTACTTATTGCTACGCTCCTACTCCCCTTATTTCTGGTGCCGCTGTGCTTAGCGTTCGTTTCGATCCGTTTGGCCCCAAGGACACCGACAAGGATGGTGTTCCTGACGAACAAGATAAGTGTCCCAGCACTGCCAAGGGGATTAAGGTCGGTTCCGATGGCTGCCCCCTGGATAGCGACAAGGATGGCGTGATCGATGATCTGGACAAGTGCCCCAACACTCCGGCTGGTAGCGTTGTGTTCTATGATGGCTGTATCGATACTACCGGTACCCGTCTGAAGGCTGAAGAAGATGCCCGTAACAAGGCTAAGGCTGATTCCGCAGTTAGCGCCAACGCTCGTGCCCTGATCTTGGATTTGGATGGCGATGGCATTCTGGACGACAAGGACAAGTGTCCCAATACTCCGGCTGGCGTTCCTGTTGATTCTACCGGTTGCCCCATGGACTTTGACCACGACGGCGTGAACGACGCCCAGGACAAGTGCCCCAATACTCCGGCTGGTACTCCTGTAGATTCTGTAGGCTGCCCCATGGACTTTGACCACGACGGCGTGCCCGATCACCTGGACAAGTGCCCCAATACTCCGGTAGGCATCGAAGTGGACATTAACGGTTGTAAGATGGACTCCGATAAGGATGGCATCCCCGATACTCAGGACAAGTGCCCCGGTACTCCCGAAGGCATGCCTGTTGACTCTATCGGCTGCTCTCTGGACTTTGACCACGACGGCGTGCCTGACATGAAGGACAAGTGCCCCAATACCTTGCCCGGTATCCGCGTCGATGAAAATGGCTGCCCCCTTGACAAAAAGGAAGACCTTGACCAGTTGAAGAAGGGCATTCAGTTCAAGACCGGTTCTGCAACCCTTACCAAGAGCAGCTTCGGTACCTTGGATGACGTTGCCGCCCTCATGCGCAAGATTCCCAACGCCAACCTAGAAGTTCAGGGTCACACCGACGACAAGGGCTCCGACGAAAAGAACATGAAGCTTTCTCAGGATCGCGCCCAGGCTGTGGTGGATTACCTGATCAAGCGTGGTGTTGAAAAGGATCGCCTCCGTGCTGTTGGCTATGGCCGCACCATGCCTTTGGCAGACAATGTAAATGAAGATGGCCGAGCCCAGAACCGCCGAGTGGAACTGGTTCCGTTCGAAAAGTAA
- a CDS encoding V-type ATP synthase subunit I: MKKVTILCLDKEREASLEKLREMGILHVTPLVNPTGVKLNAAKSKVMRIRKALEAIPAKAGKDAVSLDASIASQPAVEAVHQMVQVKKDATDEISKLHNDLNRLDNFGNLDPQTVKSLEESGVFVKLYEVDPSRTISADDGAVVLPFGQNLTGNLYAVISKGEAPAAVKDAVELPLPSMSLAEMRQKLSAANAELAKADKTLEGLAAKRSEIDSALVDADEEYDLQEAASGMLAGASIAMIQGFAPANRMSEIQEAAKANGWGVREEDPSDDDMVPTLLTHKPIAKPMQFLYDIIGIVPGYKEIDVSAVFLAFFSLFFAIIVGDAFYGALFLALTIVARKKAPKSKSAGFSFMYLMSGATIVWGIMNASYLGLTPEIAPWVANLDLANASFCPEGLKNAMHWIRQSSNMQFFCFCIAVVHLTIAHVWNVIVQIQRKSTTALAQVGWLFSTWYMFFLAGNMVLGDKVPEVFRNFFSGPTSAPMIYVLIAGVVLLVLFSVPPSKLKEEWISIPMLALNIVNNFVDVISYIRLFAVGLSGAAIAESFSEMLSPMFGSVGGLLGAAIVLLFVHALNIALAVMGVAVHAVRLNTLEFSNGLDLQWSGFGFNPFKKRKNV, from the coding sequence ATGAAGAAAGTAACCATTCTCTGCCTGGACAAGGAACGCGAGGCTTCTCTTGAAAAGCTCCGCGAGATGGGCATCCTTCATGTAACCCCGCTGGTAAATCCCACGGGCGTAAAGCTGAATGCCGCCAAGTCCAAGGTCATGCGAATCCGCAAGGCTCTCGAGGCAATCCCTGCCAAGGCAGGGAAGGATGCTGTTTCTCTGGACGCATCTATCGCTTCTCAGCCCGCAGTCGAAGCCGTGCATCAGATGGTGCAGGTCAAGAAGGACGCTACGGACGAAATCTCCAAGCTCCATAACGACCTGAACCGCCTTGACAACTTCGGCAATCTGGACCCGCAGACTGTTAAGTCTCTGGAAGAGAGCGGTGTTTTCGTAAAACTCTATGAAGTTGATCCCAGCAGGACTATTTCTGCTGATGACGGTGCCGTTGTGCTCCCCTTCGGACAGAACCTTACTGGAAATCTTTATGCAGTCATTAGCAAGGGTGAAGCTCCCGCAGCCGTAAAGGATGCCGTTGAACTTCCTCTGCCGTCTATGTCCTTGGCCGAAATGCGCCAGAAGCTCTCCGCAGCCAATGCAGAACTTGCAAAGGCCGACAAGACTCTGGAAGGCCTGGCCGCCAAGCGCTCCGAAATCGATTCCGCATTGGTTGACGCCGATGAAGAATACGACCTGCAGGAAGCTGCAAGCGGAATGCTGGCTGGTGCAAGCATCGCGATGATTCAGGGTTTTGCCCCTGCCAATCGCATGTCTGAAATCCAGGAAGCCGCAAAGGCTAATGGCTGGGGCGTCCGCGAAGAAGATCCTTCTGACGACGACATGGTTCCCACGCTTTTGACCCACAAGCCCATTGCGAAACCCATGCAGTTCCTGTACGATATTATCGGTATCGTTCCGGGCTACAAGGAAATCGATGTTTCCGCAGTGTTCCTGGCTTTCTTCAGCCTGTTCTTTGCCATCATCGTTGGTGATGCCTTCTACGGAGCTCTGTTCCTGGCACTCACTATCGTTGCCCGCAAGAAGGCTCCGAAATCCAAGAGTGCAGGCTTCAGCTTTATGTACTTGATGAGTGGTGCTACCATCGTATGGGGTATCATGAATGCAAGCTATCTTGGTTTGACTCCGGAAATTGCTCCCTGGGTTGCAAACCTTGACCTTGCAAATGCATCCTTCTGCCCCGAGGGCCTGAAGAATGCCATGCATTGGATCCGTCAGTCTTCCAACATGCAGTTCTTCTGCTTCTGCATTGCAGTGGTCCATCTGACTATTGCGCACGTTTGGAATGTGATTGTCCAGATCCAGCGTAAGAGTACTACAGCTCTGGCTCAAGTTGGCTGGCTATTCTCCACCTGGTACATGTTCTTCCTCGCGGGAAACATGGTGCTGGGCGACAAGGTCCCGGAAGTATTCAGAAACTTCTTCAGCGGTCCTACTTCCGCTCCGATGATCTATGTGCTCATCGCTGGCGTAGTGCTGCTGGTGCTGTTCTCTGTGCCTCCTTCCAAGCTCAAGGAAGAATGGATTTCTATCCCCATGCTTGCCTTGAACATCGTGAACAACTTCGTGGATGTGATTAGCTACATCCGTCTGTTCGCAGTGGGCCTTTCCGGTGCTGCCATTGCAGAATCCTTCAGCGAAATGCTTTCGCCTATGTTCGGTTCTGTTGGCGGTCTCCTTGGTGCAGCCATTGTGCTACTCTTTGTTCATGCCCTGAACATTGCACTTGCCGTCATGGGTGTGGCGGTTCACGCAGTGCGTTTGAACACCCTAGAATTTTCTAACGGCCTTGACCTGCAGTGGAGCGGTTTTGGCTTTAACCCGTTCAAGAAACGGAAAAACGTTTAA
- the aspS gene encoding aspartate--tRNA ligase: MKRTHNCGQLRKEDVGQTVTLCGWVDRRRDHGGVIFVDLRDKYGKTQIVFNPDYNADVIKNAETLRNEYVICVTGKVYAREEGNTNEKLATGEIEVKISELTILNAALTSPLAINDPNEECKENDDLRLQYRYLDLRRPWIQKKLMLKSKFLKEVYHFFYENGFENIETPVLCKSTPEGARDYLVPSRVNAGKFYALPQSPQQYKQLLMIAGMDRYFQIAKCFRDEDLRADRQPEFTQIDVEMSFVDQDDVMGMFDKFVTEVLGKVWNFEPPKKIRRMKWAEAMLKYGSDKPDLRFDLEIHDVSEIGAKSEFGVFKNCVAAGGKIRGIAAKGCVDFTRKQIDELTAYVAKYGSKGLVWMRVKENDEVETQVGKFFTTEQLNELRDAVGAKCGDMMFFIAGPEKIAATAMGQLRLEVARIKGLRDPKKREFVWITEFPMFEYSDTEGRYMAMHHPFTNPLPEHLDMMLSGNLKDCNAEAYDLVLNGVEIGGGSVRIHNPEVQEKVFRLLGLTEEQVKEKFGFFVDAFKFGAPPHGGLAFGLDRVVATMEGEESIRDYIAFPKNTSASSPMDQCPSEVDLQQLQDIHIAVQMPKKD; this comes from the coding sequence ATGAAACGTACTCATAACTGTGGCCAGCTCCGTAAGGAAGATGTTGGCCAGACCGTAACTCTCTGTGGTTGGGTGGATCGTCGCCGTGACCACGGTGGTGTGATTTTTGTGGACCTCCGCGACAAGTATGGCAAGACCCAGATTGTGTTCAATCCGGATTACAATGCCGACGTTATCAAGAACGCAGAAACTCTCCGTAACGAATACGTGATTTGCGTTACCGGTAAGGTCTATGCCCGTGAAGAAGGCAACACCAACGAAAAGCTGGCTACCGGCGAAATCGAAGTGAAGATCAGCGAACTCACCATCCTGAACGCAGCCCTCACTTCTCCCCTGGCCATCAATGACCCCAACGAAGAATGTAAGGAAAACGACGACCTCCGCCTCCAGTACCGTTACCTGGACCTCCGTCGCCCGTGGATCCAGAAGAAGCTCATGCTCAAGAGCAAGTTCCTGAAGGAAGTCTACCACTTCTTCTATGAAAACGGTTTCGAAAACATCGAAACTCCGGTTCTCTGTAAGTCTACTCCGGAAGGCGCACGTGACTACCTGGTTCCCTCTCGTGTGAACGCTGGTAAGTTCTACGCTCTCCCCCAGTCTCCGCAGCAGTACAAGCAGCTCCTCATGATCGCTGGCATGGACCGCTACTTCCAGATCGCCAAGTGCTTCCGTGACGAAGACCTCCGCGCCGACCGTCAGCCGGAATTCACCCAGATCGACGTCGAAATGTCCTTCGTAGACCAGGACGACGTGATGGGCATGTTCGACAAGTTCGTTACCGAAGTTCTCGGTAAGGTCTGGAACTTCGAACCTCCCAAGAAGATCCGCCGCATGAAGTGGGCAGAAGCTATGCTCAAGTACGGTTCCGATAAGCCGGACCTGCGCTTCGATCTCGAAATCCACGACGTTTCCGAAATCGGTGCCAAGAGCGAATTCGGCGTGTTCAAGAACTGCGTTGCCGCTGGTGGCAAGATCCGCGGTATCGCAGCCAAGGGTTGCGTGGACTTCACCCGTAAGCAGATTGACGAACTCACCGCTTACGTTGCTAAGTACGGTTCCAAGGGTCTCGTATGGATGCGCGTCAAGGAAAATGACGAAGTTGAAACTCAGGTCGGCAAGTTCTTCACTACCGAACAGCTCAACGAACTGCGTGACGCAGTCGGCGCTAAGTGCGGCGACATGATGTTCTTCATCGCTGGTCCCGAAAAGATTGCAGCTACCGCTATGGGTCAGCTCCGCCTCGAAGTGGCTCGCATCAAGGGTCTCCGTGACCCGAAGAAGCGCGAATTTGTCTGGATCACTGAATTCCCCATGTTCGAATACAGCGATACCGAAGGCCGCTACATGGCTATGCATCACCCGTTCACCAACCCGCTGCCCGAACATCTGGACATGATGCTCTCCGGCAACCTGAAGGATTGCAACGCCGAAGCTTATGACCTTGTTCTTAACGGTGTTGAAATCGGTGGCGGTTCTGTCCGTATCCACAACCCTGAAGTTCAGGAAAAGGTTTTCCGCCTGCTCGGTCTTACCGAAGAACAGGTTAAGGAAAAGTTCGGCTTCTTCGTGGACGCCTTCAAGTTCGGTGCTCCTCCCCACGGTGGTCTCGCCTTCGGTCTGGATCGCGTTGTTGCAACTATGGAAGGTGAAGAATCCATCCGTGACTACATCGCATTCCCGAAGAACACCAGCGCATCCAGTCCCATGGACCAGTGCCCCAGCGAAGTGGATCTGCAACAGCTGCAGGACATCCATATCGCCGTGCAGATGCCGAAAAAGGACTAA
- a CDS encoding DUF2764 family protein — MSSPSYLMASLPMINLGDVPPVTMDDFRSRCEGALDQAELEALNALLNNEPSDDEFVQSYQAHEIQMKNVSGRLRAQAWGPDVRFSEKSFAGYDVYFAKMIQDAFAKSNPMEKEQDLDKARFWLVDCLAGVGEETVKHVYAYAIKLQICARWARLSEKAGDAAVLNVINANDPDFVQE, encoded by the coding sequence ATGAGTTCTCCTTCTTATTTAATGGCTTCTTTGCCCATGATCAACCTGGGAGATGTTCCTCCTGTGACTATGGATGATTTCCGTAGCCGCTGCGAAGGTGCTCTGGACCAGGCTGAACTTGAAGCTTTGAACGCCTTGCTTAACAATGAACCGTCTGACGATGAATTCGTACAGTCCTATCAGGCTCACGAAATTCAGATGAAGAACGTTTCCGGCAGGCTCCGCGCCCAGGCATGGGGCCCCGATGTTCGCTTTAGCGAAAAGAGCTTTGCCGGCTACGACGTCTATTTCGCCAAGATGATTCAGGATGCATTTGCCAAGTCCAATCCTATGGAAAAAGAGCAGGATCTGGACAAGGCCCGTTTTTGGCTGGTTGATTGCCTCGCCGGTGTAGGGGAGGAAACGGTCAAGCACGTATATGCATACGCAATTAAGCTCCAAATTTGTGCACGTTGGGCCCGCCTTTCTGAAAAGGCCGGCGACGCTGCTGTACTCAACGTTATTAATGCAAACGATCCTGACTTTGTTCAGGAATGA
- a CDS encoding V-type ATP synthase subunit A translates to MASIGKIIGVNGNLIRVKFESAVSQNEVAYAKLPSKNKDGKSEIIPLKSEVIRIRGDYAELQVFEDTTGLKAGDEVEFTGELLSVELGPGLLTQVFDGLQNPLPELAEQCGFFLQRGKYLPALPRDKKWAFTPVAKPGDVLVAGDTIGTVPEGVFTHRIMVPFKVLGKVTVESVVPAGEHVVEDVVAVVKNEKGEKIEIKMVQTWPVKMPIKAFEERLRPTKPLTMQQRIVDTFFPVMQGGTFCTPGPFGAGKTVLQQLMSRYADVDIVILAACGERAGEVVETLREFPELIDPRTGKSLMERTLIICNTSSMPVAAREASVYTGVTLAEYYRQMGLNVLLLADSTSRWAQALREMSGRLEEIPGEEAFPAYLESVIAAFYERGGVVRLKDGSTGSVTIGGSVSPAGGNFEEPVTQATLKVVGAFLGLSRERSDQRRFPAIHPLDSWSKYEGIIDSKKVADARKILAAGVDVNNMMKVVGEEGTSIDDFITYLKSEYLDAVYLQQDAYHEIDAACTGDRQKYVFGKVYEILKTPMSFAEKDIARTFFLKLTQATKDWNRVAMDSAEFKEIESNITASVKEVTVNA, encoded by the coding sequence ATGGCTAGTATCGGAAAAATCATCGGTGTGAACGGTAACTTGATTCGCGTCAAGTTCGAAAGCGCCGTGTCTCAGAACGAAGTGGCTTATGCCAAGTTGCCCTCCAAGAATAAGGATGGCAAGTCCGAAATTATCCCGCTGAAGAGCGAAGTGATTCGTATCCGTGGCGACTACGCAGAACTTCAGGTGTTCGAAGATACCACTGGCCTTAAGGCTGGCGACGAAGTCGAATTCACTGGCGAACTGCTTTCTGTGGAACTTGGACCTGGTCTTCTGACTCAGGTGTTCGACGGTCTTCAGAACCCCCTGCCCGAACTTGCCGAACAGTGCGGCTTCTTCCTGCAGCGCGGTAAGTACCTGCCGGCCCTCCCTCGTGATAAGAAGTGGGCCTTTACTCCGGTTGCAAAGCCGGGTGATGTCTTGGTTGCTGGTGACACCATCGGTACCGTACCCGAAGGCGTGTTCACCCACCGCATCATGGTGCCTTTCAAGGTTCTCGGCAAGGTGACCGTGGAATCCGTCGTTCCTGCTGGCGAACATGTCGTTGAAGACGTCGTCGCAGTAGTCAAGAACGAAAAGGGCGAAAAGATTGAAATCAAGATGGTCCAGACTTGGCCGGTGAAGATGCCGATTAAGGCTTTCGAAGAACGTCTTCGCCCCACCAAGCCGCTGACCATGCAGCAGCGCATTGTGGATACCTTCTTCCCTGTGATGCAGGGCGGTACCTTCTGTACTCCGGGCCCCTTCGGTGCCGGTAAGACTGTGCTGCAGCAGCTCATGAGCCGTTACGCAGACGTGGACATCGTGATCCTGGCCGCTTGCGGTGAACGTGCTGGTGAAGTGGTAGAAACCCTTCGCGAATTCCCTGAGTTGATCGACCCCCGTACCGGTAAGTCCCTCATGGAACGTACTTTGATTATTTGTAACACTTCTTCCATGCCGGTGGCTGCTCGTGAAGCTTCCGTTTACACCGGCGTGACCCTGGCTGAATACTATCGCCAGATGGGCCTGAACGTGTTGCTCCTGGCTGACTCTACTTCCCGTTGGGCACAGGCTCTCCGTGAAATGTCCGGCCGTCTGGAAGAAATCCCCGGTGAAGAAGCCTTCCCGGCTTACCTGGAATCTGTGATCGCAGCCTTCTACGAACGCGGCGGCGTTGTCCGCCTGAAGGACGGTTCCACTGGTTCCGTGACCATCGGCGGTTCCGTTTCTCCGGCAGGTGGTAACTTCGAAGAACCCGTGACCCAGGCTACCCTTAAGGTGGTGGGCGCATTCCTCGGTCTGTCTCGTGAACGTTCCGACCAGCGCCGCTTCCCGGCAATCCACCCGCTGGATTCCTGGTCCAAGTATGAAGGCATCATCGATTCCAAGAAGGTTGCCGATGCCCGCAAGATTCTTGCTGCTGGCGTTGACGTCAACAACATGATGAAGGTGGTGGGTGAAGAAGGTACCTCTATCGATGACTTCATTACTTACCTCAAGTCCGAATACCTTGACGCAGTTTACCTGCAGCAGGACGCCTACCACGAAATTGACGCCGCCTGCACTGGCGACCGTCAGAAGTATGTGTTCGGCAAGGTTTATGAAATTCTCAAGACTCCTATGTCTTTTGCCGAAAAGGATATTGCACGTACCTTCTTCCTGAAGCTCACTCAGGCTACCAAGGACTGGAACCGCGTTGCAATGGATTCCGCAGAATTCAAGGAAATTGAATCCAATATTACTGCTTCCGTGAAGGAGGTAACTGTCAATGCATAA